In Providencia zhijiangensis, a single window of DNA contains:
- a CDS encoding divergent polysaccharide deacetylase family protein has translation MLRHSPMKLLISLLLIMVGAQASAAKLAIVIDDFGYRAKEDNQILALPAAISIAILPNSPHGAEVAATAYQQGRDILIHMPMKPLSKQPLEKDTLAPSMSAEEVDRIIKNAISRVPHAKGMNNHMGSEMTSSLSGMRNVMRSLSQSNLFFLDSVTIGNTQALNAAKEFGVPSTKRNIFIDNHQSEEETRTQLNKAIAYARKHGSAVAIGHPHPSTVRALQKFIPLVPADVELVPVSTLVGYQPATGEPRKTLRMQPEGVNSTLPATKPETKTPSKSEVKPHESAKPTTSSDDATPTLAEPELTNNATEQQPENVVSPAELGICDIELPSTRLQGIELLMFVVEAIYQDKTLQPLITEKKMP, from the coding sequence ATGTTAAGACACTCGCCGATGAAATTACTGATTAGCCTACTCCTTATTATGGTCGGCGCTCAGGCGAGTGCTGCTAAGCTCGCTATTGTCATTGATGATTTCGGTTACCGAGCCAAAGAAGATAATCAAATCCTAGCGTTACCGGCGGCCATTAGCATTGCTATTTTACCTAACTCACCTCATGGTGCTGAAGTCGCGGCCACGGCCTACCAGCAAGGGCGGGATATTTTAATCCATATGCCCATGAAACCATTGAGCAAACAGCCTCTTGAAAAAGACACTTTGGCACCCTCGATGAGTGCTGAAGAGGTTGATCGCATCATCAAAAATGCCATTAGTCGAGTTCCTCACGCTAAAGGAATGAATAACCATATGGGCAGCGAGATGACCTCCAGTCTTTCAGGAATGCGCAATGTAATGCGCTCGCTGTCGCAATCGAACCTCTTTTTCTTAGATAGCGTCACGATTGGCAATACACAAGCGTTGAATGCCGCTAAAGAATTCGGTGTTCCCTCTACGAAGCGCAATATTTTTATTGATAATCACCAATCTGAAGAAGAAACCCGTACACAGCTGAATAAAGCCATTGCTTACGCACGTAAACATGGCAGCGCGGTTGCTATTGGTCACCCGCACCCATCAACCGTACGCGCCTTACAAAAATTTATTCCATTAGTTCCTGCGGATGTTGAACTTGTGCCTGTCAGTACACTGGTTGGCTATCAGCCAGCAACTGGCGAACCACGCAAAACTCTCAGAATGCAGCCTGAAGGCGTTAATTCAACACTGCCTGCGACAAAGCCTGAGACCAAAACGCCAAGCAAATCAGAGGTAAAACCTCATGAATCAGCCAAACCAACCACAAGTTCTGATGATGCTACGCCAACTCTTGCAGAGCCAGAACTGACCAACAATGCTACAGAGCAGCAACCTGAAAACGTAGTCAGTCCCGCAGAGTTAGGTATATGCGATATCGAACTGCCATCAACCCGCCTGCAAGGCATTGAGCTACTCATGTTTGTGGTCGAGGCCATTTATCAAGATAAAACCCTACAGCCCCTAATTACAGAAAAGAAAATGCCATAG
- the tdh gene encoding L-threonine 3-dehydrogenase produces MKALSKLKAEPGIWMTDVPKPELGHNDVMIKIRKTAICGTDVHIYNWDEWSQKTIPVPMVVGHEYIGEIVEIGQEVKGFKIGDRVSGEGHITCGHCRNCRGGRTHLCRNTIGVGVNRPGCFAEYLVIPAFNAFKIPDNIPDEIAAIFDPFGNAVHTALSFDLVGEDVLVSGAGPIGIMAAAVCRHVGARHVVITDVNDYRLELAKKMGVTRAVNVSRENLKDVMNELGMKEGFDVALEVSGAPAAFQTMLDTMNHGGRIALLGIPPASMATDWSQVIFKGLFIKGIYGREMFETWYKMATLVQSGLDLSPIITHEFSIDDFQKGFDVMCSGQSGKVILNWD; encoded by the coding sequence ATGAAAGCACTGTCCAAATTAAAAGCAGAACCAGGTATATGGATGACAGACGTTCCGAAACCGGAACTGGGACACAATGATGTGATGATTAAAATCCGTAAAACCGCGATTTGTGGAACGGATGTTCATATCTACAACTGGGATGAATGGTCGCAAAAAACTATCCCCGTTCCGATGGTGGTGGGTCATGAATATATAGGGGAAATTGTTGAGATTGGGCAGGAAGTTAAAGGGTTTAAAATTGGTGACCGAGTTTCTGGTGAAGGGCATATTACCTGCGGTCATTGTCGTAATTGCCGAGGTGGGCGCACTCACCTATGCCGTAATACCATTGGCGTTGGCGTAAATCGCCCGGGATGCTTTGCTGAATATCTAGTGATCCCCGCGTTTAACGCCTTTAAAATCCCAGACAATATTCCCGATGAAATTGCGGCAATTTTCGACCCATTTGGTAATGCGGTGCATACGGCATTATCGTTTGATTTAGTGGGCGAAGATGTGTTGGTTTCGGGCGCAGGCCCTATCGGTATTATGGCGGCAGCGGTTTGCCGACATGTTGGTGCCCGCCATGTGGTGATCACGGACGTGAATGATTATCGCCTTGAATTAGCGAAAAAAATGGGTGTAACCCGCGCGGTGAATGTGAGCCGTGAAAACCTTAAAGACGTCATGAATGAACTGGGCATGAAAGAAGGTTTTGATGTGGCTTTAGAGGTTTCAGGAGCGCCCGCCGCTTTCCAGACCATGTTAGATACCATGAATCATGGTGGCAGAATTGCGCTATTAGGTATTCCGCCAGCTTCAATGGCAACAGACTGGAGCCAAGTTATATTTAAAGGTCTGTTTATCAAGGGAATTTATGGGCGTGAAATGTTTGAAACTTGGTATAAGATGGCGACATTAGTGCAATCGGGTCTCGATTTATCACCAATCATCACGCATGAGTTTTCTATTGATGATTTCCAGAAAGGCTTTGATGTGATGTGCTCAGGGCAGTCAGGAAAAGTAATTTTAAACTGGGATTAA
- a CDS encoding glycine C-acetyltransferase produces MSEQFYQQIKQQLVQIEAEGLFKHERIITTSQDADIEIQGGQRVINFCANNYLGLANHPALIEAAKQGMDSHGFGMASVRFICGTQDSHKILEKKIADFLGMEDAILYSSCFDANGGLFETLLGPEDAIISDALNHASIIDGVRLCKAQRYRYSNNNMTELKQRLEEAKAAGARHILIATDGVFSMDGVIADLKTVCDLADEYNALVMVDDSHAVGFVGENGRGSHEYCNVMGRVDIITGTLGKALGGASGGYTAAKKEVVEWLRQRSRPYLFSNSLAPAIVAASIKVIDMMTEGKERREKLWSNAVLFRNKMTAAGFTLAGADHAIIPVMLGDAKIAQQFASELLKEGIYVTGFFYPVVPQGQARIRTQMSAAHSEADILHAVDAFTRIGKKLQLI; encoded by the coding sequence ATGTCAGAACAATTTTACCAGCAGATTAAACAACAATTGGTGCAAATAGAAGCTGAAGGCTTGTTTAAACATGAGCGCATTATTACGACCTCTCAAGACGCGGATATTGAAATCCAAGGTGGGCAGCGCGTTATTAACTTTTGTGCAAATAACTATTTAGGATTAGCCAATCACCCCGCGCTGATTGAAGCGGCAAAACAGGGTATGGATAGCCATGGCTTTGGAATGGCATCGGTTCGCTTTATTTGCGGTACCCAAGACAGCCATAAAATTCTTGAAAAGAAAATCGCGGATTTCCTTGGAATGGAAGATGCGATCCTTTATTCCTCTTGCTTTGACGCCAATGGCGGACTTTTTGAAACCCTATTAGGCCCTGAAGACGCCATTATTTCCGATGCGTTAAACCATGCTTCCATTATTGACGGTGTTCGCCTGTGTAAAGCCCAGCGCTACCGTTACAGCAATAACAATATGACGGAATTAAAACAGCGTCTTGAAGAAGCCAAAGCGGCGGGTGCGCGTCATATTCTGATTGCGACGGATGGTGTGTTTTCGATGGATGGCGTGATTGCTGACCTGAAAACGGTTTGTGACCTTGCGGATGAATATAACGCTCTGGTCATGGTTGATGACTCTCATGCTGTTGGTTTTGTTGGTGAAAATGGCCGTGGTAGCCATGAGTATTGCAACGTGATGGGTCGCGTTGACATCATTACCGGTACACTCGGGAAAGCATTAGGTGGCGCATCGGGTGGTTATACTGCCGCCAAGAAAGAAGTCGTCGAGTGGTTACGTCAACGCTCTCGCCCTTATTTATTCTCCAACTCTCTGGCACCCGCCATCGTTGCTGCGTCCATCAAGGTGATCGATATGATGACCGAAGGGAAAGAACGCCGTGAAAAATTATGGTCTAACGCAGTGTTATTCAGAAACAAAATGACTGCCGCAGGATTTACATTGGCCGGAGCCGATCACGCCATTATTCCGGTGATGTTAGGGGATGCCAAAATTGCTCAGCAATTCGCTTCAGAACTATTAAAAGAAGGTATTTATGTCACTGGATTTTTCTATCCGGTGGTTCCGCAAGGACAAGCGCGAATTCGCACGCAAATGTCCGCTGCACACAGTGAAGCCGATATTTTACACGCGGTTGATGCATTCACCCGTATTGGTAAAAAGCTTCAATTAATTTAG
- the rfaD gene encoding ADP-glyceromanno-heptose 6-epimerase: protein MIVVTGGAGFIGSNIIKALNEMGRTDILVVDNLKDGTKFANLVDLDIADYMDKEDFIVSVIAGDDFGDIDAVFHEGACSSTTEWDGKYMMDNNYQFSKELLHYCLEREIPFLYASSAATYGGRSDNFIEEREFEKPLNVYGYSKFQFDQYVRNIMPEAQSQVCGFRYFNVYGPNENHKGSMASVAYHLNKQINEGQTPKLFEGSDTFRRDFIYVGDVAAVNLWFWENNVSGIFNCGTGRAESFQAVADAVTEFHKDKNVSIEYIEFPEKLKGRYQSFTQADLTKLRAAGYTAPFKTVAEGVTEYMQWLNKDA from the coding sequence ATGATCGTAGTCACTGGCGGAGCTGGTTTTATTGGCAGCAATATTATTAAAGCCCTGAATGAAATGGGTCGCACCGATATTCTGGTGGTGGATAACCTGAAAGATGGTACTAAGTTTGCCAACCTTGTTGACCTCGATATCGCCGATTACATGGATAAAGAAGACTTTATCGTAAGCGTGATTGCGGGTGATGATTTTGGTGATATTGACGCTGTTTTCCATGAAGGTGCTTGCTCATCCACCACTGAGTGGGATGGTAAGTACATGATGGATAATAACTATCAATTTTCTAAAGAGCTGCTGCATTACTGTTTAGAACGTGAAATTCCTTTCCTGTATGCTTCCTCCGCAGCGACATACGGCGGACGTAGCGATAATTTCATCGAAGAACGTGAATTTGAAAAACCACTGAACGTGTACGGCTACTCTAAGTTCCAATTTGACCAATATGTCCGCAACATCATGCCTGAAGCGCAATCTCAAGTGTGTGGATTCCGCTATTTCAACGTTTATGGGCCAAACGAGAACCATAAAGGCAGCATGGCGAGCGTGGCTTACCACTTAAACAAACAGATTAATGAAGGGCAAACTCCGAAACTGTTTGAAGGTAGCGACACTTTCCGCCGCGATTTCATCTACGTTGGCGATGTGGCTGCAGTGAATTTATGGTTCTGGGAAAATAACGTTTCTGGTATTTTCAACTGTGGTACAGGTCGCGCGGAATCATTCCAAGCGGTTGCCGATGCCGTCACTGAATTCCATAAAGATAAAAATGTCTCTATCGAATACATTGAATTTCCTGAAAAATTAAAAGGCCGCTACCAGAGCTTCACGCAGGCGGATCTGACTAAATTACGTGCCGCAGGTTACACAGCGCCGTTTAAAACTGTTGCTGAAGGCGTAACCGAATATATGCAATGGCTGAATAAAGACGCGTAA
- the rfaF gene encoding ADP-heptose--LPS heptosyltransferase RfaF, which produces MKILVIGPSWVGDMMMSQSLYRTIKALHPHAQIDVMAPDWCRPLLAKMPEVSEAISMPLGHGKLEIGERRQLGINLRKNGYDQAIVLPNSLKSALVPFFAKIAKRTGWRGEMRYGLLNDLRSLDKQAFPLMVQRYVALAYNKQLIKSADDIPTPILWPKLVTDKQQVSDTVSQFNIDFSRPIIGFCPGAEFGPAKRWPHYHYAALAQKLISEQGYQVLLFGSQKDHEAGEEIRQSLTDDARNYCLNFAGKTSLEQAVNLIDACQTIVSNDSGLMHVAAALDKPLVALYGPSSPDFTPPLSDKAEVIRLITGYHKVRKGDGESGYHQSLIDIQPQMVLDALTRLNIGIK; this is translated from the coding sequence ATGAAGATACTAGTGATTGGCCCCTCATGGGTAGGGGATATGATGATGTCTCAGAGCCTTTATCGCACGATCAAGGCACTGCATCCTCATGCTCAAATTGATGTGATGGCACCCGATTGGTGCCGTCCGTTATTGGCGAAAATGCCTGAAGTGTCTGAAGCGATTTCCATGCCATTAGGGCATGGAAAGCTAGAAATTGGCGAACGTCGTCAATTAGGCATCAATTTGCGGAAAAATGGGTACGACCAAGCGATTGTTTTGCCTAATTCATTGAAGTCTGCACTGGTGCCATTCTTTGCTAAAATCGCCAAAAGAACGGGATGGCGCGGTGAAATGCGTTATGGGCTGCTCAATGATTTACGCTCATTGGATAAACAAGCATTTCCGCTGATGGTGCAACGCTACGTCGCATTGGCGTATAACAAGCAGCTCATCAAATCTGCCGATGATATTCCCACCCCGATTTTATGGCCTAAATTAGTCACTGATAAACAGCAAGTTAGCGATACTGTTAGTCAATTTAATATTGATTTTTCTCGCCCAATTATTGGTTTTTGCCCAGGAGCTGAATTTGGCCCTGCAAAACGTTGGCCGCACTATCACTATGCAGCGCTCGCCCAGAAATTAATTAGCGAGCAAGGCTACCAAGTCCTATTATTTGGTTCTCAAAAAGACCATGAAGCGGGTGAAGAAATCCGTCAAAGTTTGACTGACGACGCTCGCAATTACTGCCTTAATTTCGCAGGAAAAACCTCGTTAGAACAAGCTGTTAATCTTATCGACGCTTGCCAAACCATTGTCAGTAATGATTCAGGTTTAATGCATGTGGCTGCCGCTCTCGATAAACCGTTAGTCGCGCTATATGGCCCAAGCAGCCCTGATTTTACCCCACCACTGTCTGATAAAGCGGAAGTCATCCGCCTGATCACGGGTTACCACAAAGTGCGCAAAGGTGACGGTGAAAGCGGCTATCACCAAAGTCTGATTGATATTCAACCGCAAATGGTACTCGATGCCCTCACGCGTTTAAATATAGGTATTAAATAA
- the rfaC gene encoding lipopolysaccharide heptosyltransferase RfaC, with translation MRVLLVKTSSMGDVLHSLPALTDAQAAIPNIQFDWVVEEGFSQIPTWHSAVNKVIPVAIRRWRKNWFSAPIRAERAEFRRQLQETHYDAVIDAQGLLKSALLVTRLAHGSKHGYDRHSIREPIASFFYDHRYSISKQQHAVERIRQLFAKSLGYTCPRTQGDYAIARHFLQSTDETEAPYVLFLHSTTRDDKHWPESHWRELIQLMKETGLRVKLPWGAEHEHQRAIRLAEGFDFVEVLPKLTLAQVAQQIADAKAVVSVDTGLSHLTAALDKPNFTLFGPTNPGLIGGYGKDQNEIKSTNNMMEQISASDVYKRLSSIFPNLGGSHKQ, from the coding sequence ATGAGAGTGTTATTAGTAAAAACATCATCTATGGGAGATGTTTTGCACTCTCTACCTGCATTAACTGATGCACAGGCAGCAATACCGAATATTCAATTTGATTGGGTGGTTGAAGAGGGATTTTCTCAAATCCCTACATGGCATAGCGCTGTGAATAAAGTGATCCCTGTTGCAATCCGTCGCTGGCGAAAAAATTGGTTTTCTGCACCAATTCGTGCCGAACGTGCAGAGTTTCGTCGCCAATTACAGGAAACCCACTACGATGCCGTTATCGATGCGCAAGGGTTACTTAAGAGTGCATTGCTAGTCACTCGCCTCGCTCACGGTTCTAAACATGGTTATGACCGCCATAGTATCCGCGAGCCGATTGCCAGCTTCTTTTACGATCATCGTTATTCCATTAGTAAACAGCAACATGCGGTAGAACGTATTCGCCAATTATTTGCTAAAAGCCTCGGGTATACTTGCCCTAGAACGCAAGGCGATTACGCGATTGCTCGCCATTTCTTGCAATCAACCGACGAAACCGAAGCGCCCTATGTGCTGTTTTTGCACTCCACAACACGCGATGATAAGCATTGGCCGGAGTCTCATTGGCGTGAACTGATTCAGTTAATGAAGGAAACCGGGCTGAGAGTGAAGCTCCCTTGGGGTGCAGAGCATGAGCATCAGCGAGCAATAAGATTAGCCGAGGGTTTTGATTTTGTTGAAGTTTTACCAAAATTAACGCTGGCACAAGTCGCGCAACAGATTGCGGATGCAAAAGCAGTGGTTTCTGTCGATACCGGCTTAAGCCATTTAACCGCTGCGTTGGATAAACCGAATTTTACGCTGTTTGGCCCAACAAACCCCGGTTTAATTGGTGGTTATGGAAAAGACCAAAATGAGATAAAATCCACAAATAATATGATGGAGCAAATTAGTGCTTCTGACGTTTATAAGCGATTAAGCTCTATTTTTCCCAACTTAGGTGGTAGCCATAAGCAATGA
- the yibB gene encoding protein YibB translates to MNQSTTIVTAFFDIGRGDWNSSHGYSDRLERTTDTYFNYFSKLAKLNNKMVVFTSSNFKEKILAIRKGKPTHIITIDLHKKFKSVIKKISTIQNSDSFKKLIKPEQLENPEYWSSEYVLVTNLKAYFVNKAVQLGLTNNELIAWIDFGYIRKEKTLDGLTEWNHPFDKEKIHFFSIKNGLDLADKDGVMKKVIENDTYIIGGVIVATKEKWTQLYHLATEVQKNFLSSGIIDDDQGIFLICASKEPKLVKLHYLGYMEWFNVFRLFHESSKVNYLMRLAILLRLKK, encoded by the coding sequence ATGAATCAATCCACAACAATAGTGACTGCTTTTTTTGACATTGGAAGAGGAGACTGGAATAGCTCTCACGGATATTCTGATCGTTTAGAAAGAACAACAGATACCTATTTCAACTATTTCAGTAAGTTGGCAAAGCTGAATAATAAAATGGTTGTTTTTACTTCTTCTAATTTTAAAGAAAAAATATTAGCGATTAGAAAAGGAAAACCAACTCACATTATTACTATCGACCTCCATAAAAAGTTTAAATCTGTTATCAAAAAAATTTCTACCATACAAAATAGTGATTCATTTAAAAAACTAATAAAGCCTGAACAACTGGAAAACCCAGAATACTGGTCTTCAGAGTATGTATTAGTCACTAACCTTAAAGCCTATTTTGTGAATAAAGCGGTTCAACTTGGGCTTACTAACAATGAACTTATTGCATGGATAGATTTCGGGTACATCCGTAAGGAAAAAACACTCGATGGATTAACTGAATGGAACCATCCGTTTGATAAAGAAAAAATTCACTTCTTTTCAATAAAAAATGGATTAGATCTGGCCGATAAAGATGGAGTAATGAAAAAGGTTATTGAAAATGACACCTATATTATTGGTGGTGTCATTGTTGCCACAAAAGAGAAATGGACTCAGCTTTATCACTTAGCGACTGAAGTGCAAAAAAACTTTTTATCATCAGGCATTATTGATGATGACCAAGGTATTTTTTTGATTTGTGCAAGTAAGGAACCTAAATTAGTTAAGTTACATTATTTGGGCTATATGGAATGGTTTAACGTTTTTAGGCTATTTCATGAAAGCTCTAAAGTAAATTACCTGATGCGTCTTGCTATTTTATTGAGACTCAAAAAATGA
- a CDS encoding ArnT family glycosyltransferase, with product MPTTNQPTSNKYVYLWIIGYAIAWILASFFFDPTVPYDTVEAVNWGMNGEWGSPKNPWFVGTMMWPAIHLGISYSFYWYLSHFIGIGFGLLGVWKLAYRLTGRRDLAWFAMLMMNLSGVINFDIIPYNDNYILVTFWPWVIYFFLRAVEDNPLWWLPFALVAGLATMGKYSTLALVGSVFLLTLFVKQARQSYRHPVFYLAIALWFSMILPNFFWLMASDFSAFKWVDSQIDPGFNLHTTEAALSVFYPLIIAAIILYCCGGKIGWPKTLSNRMANFIILFPLAVIYGWFSFHDGGRITEWLQPFMMVCAPLFVGSITVMPKKSLKKPLIGLAVVGVLMVSGYLIVQAGNIRGAGQKFIGVKTLIAEGEQRWYQRYGTPVKYVGGEDNLHQWFIIYAQDRPHVIQPWTLENHMPPNVYNRDITEAEIREHGAILLGRKYDDCAHEDFAKVRKFWPQFKIEKEDVIYRSEPDAEPKTMCFGFIAPEKL from the coding sequence ATGCCAACAACCAATCAACCAACTTCAAATAAGTATGTGTATCTTTGGATCATTGGCTATGCCATTGCCTGGATCCTTGCGAGTTTCTTTTTTGACCCAACTGTTCCTTACGATACGGTCGAAGCCGTTAACTGGGGAATGAATGGTGAATGGGGATCGCCAAAAAATCCGTGGTTTGTCGGTACCATGATGTGGCCTGCAATCCATTTGGGGATTTCTTATAGTTTCTATTGGTATTTGAGCCATTTTATCGGTATTGGTTTTGGGTTACTTGGGGTATGGAAACTTGCCTACCGATTAACCGGTCGTCGCGATCTTGCATGGTTTGCGATGCTGATGATGAATTTATCTGGTGTTATTAATTTCGATATCATTCCTTATAATGATAACTATATTTTAGTGACATTTTGGCCTTGGGTGATTTATTTCTTCCTGCGTGCTGTCGAAGATAACCCACTGTGGTGGCTGCCTTTTGCTTTAGTTGCCGGTCTGGCAACCATGGGGAAATACTCCACGCTCGCCTTAGTTGGCTCTGTCTTTTTGCTCACTCTTTTTGTGAAACAAGCGCGCCAAAGCTATCGCCATCCGGTGTTTTATCTGGCGATAGCGCTGTGGTTTTCGATGATCTTGCCAAACTTCTTCTGGTTGATGGCGAGTGATTTTTCTGCCTTTAAATGGGTAGATTCACAAATTGACCCAGGCTTTAACTTACATACCACCGAAGCCGCTCTGAGCGTGTTTTACCCGCTGATTATCGCAGCGATTATCTTATATTGCTGTGGCGGAAAAATCGGTTGGCCGAAAACCTTATCGAATCGCATGGCAAACTTTATTATTTTATTTCCACTCGCGGTGATTTACGGTTGGTTCTCGTTCCATGATGGCGGGCGAATTACGGAGTGGTTACAGCCATTTATGATGGTATGTGCGCCTTTGTTTGTTGGCTCAATCACCGTAATGCCGAAAAAGTCACTGAAAAAACCATTAATTGGCTTAGCGGTAGTTGGTGTCTTAATGGTATCCGGCTATCTGATTGTTCAAGCAGGAAATATTCGCGGAGCGGGTCAGAAATTTATTGGTGTGAAAACCTTAATTGCAGAAGGTGAGCAGCGTTGGTATCAACGTTACGGAACACCAGTTAAATATGTGGGCGGTGAAGATAATCTACATCAATGGTTTATTATCTATGCTCAAGACAGGCCGCATGTTATCCAACCTTGGACGCTAGAAAACCATATGCCACCGAATGTGTATAACCGTGATATTACTGAAGCAGAAATTCGTGAGCACGGTGCCATTTTATTAGGGCGTAAATATGACGATTGTGCCCACGAAGATTTCGCCAAAGTACGCAAATTCTGGCCACAATTTAAAATTGAAAAAGAAGATGTGATTTACCGCTCTGAGCCGGATGCTGAGCCGAAAACCATGTGTTTTGGGTTTATTGCCCCAGAGAAATTGTAG
- the waaA gene encoding lipid IV(A) 3-deoxy-D-manno-octulosonic acid transferase → MLLRVYQVLLYLIQPLIWIRLLLRSRKAPAYRKRWGERYGFCGGKVVPKGILLHSVSVGETLAAVPLVRALRHHYPSLPITVTTMTPTGSERVQSAFGDDISHVYLPYDLPGSMSRFLNQVDPKLVIIMETELWPNMINQLHKRNIPLVIANARLSERSAAGYQKLGSFVKRMLQNVTMVAAQHQEDGERFIQLGLRRKQLEVTGSLKFDISVTPELAVKAITLRRQWAAHRPVWIATSTHEGEEAIVLQTHQQLLKKFPNLLLILVPRHPERFAKAEELTQKAGLSFIRRSSGVIPSLETQVVIGDTMGELMLLYGIADIAFVGGSLVETGGHNPLEAAAHALPVLMGPHTFNFKDICAKLTQADGLITVTDSESLAQAVTSLLSDEDYRLYYGRHAAEVLHENQGALQRLLKLLQPYLPPREQ, encoded by the coding sequence ATGTTATTGCGTGTATATCAGGTACTTCTTTATCTCATCCAGCCATTAATTTGGATACGCTTATTATTGCGTAGCCGTAAAGCTCCTGCGTATCGCAAACGCTGGGGGGAACGCTATGGTTTTTGTGGTGGTAAAGTTGTTCCTAAAGGCATTTTATTACACTCAGTTTCTGTGGGCGAAACCCTTGCGGCAGTACCGTTAGTACGTGCACTGCGCCATCACTACCCATCACTCCCTATTACCGTGACCACAATGACTCCAACCGGGTCAGAACGTGTTCAGTCAGCATTTGGTGACGATATTAGTCACGTTTATCTCCCTTATGATTTACCTGGCTCCATGAGCCGTTTCCTTAATCAAGTTGATCCTAAACTGGTGATTATTATGGAAACGGAACTCTGGCCAAATATGATCAACCAGCTGCATAAGCGTAATATTCCATTAGTTATTGCGAATGCTCGGTTATCTGAACGCTCCGCTGCGGGTTATCAAAAGCTCGGTAGTTTTGTGAAGCGTATGCTACAGAATGTCACGATGGTGGCTGCTCAGCATCAAGAAGATGGTGAACGTTTTATTCAATTAGGGTTAAGACGTAAGCAGTTAGAAGTGACGGGAAGCTTAAAATTTGATATTTCCGTTACCCCTGAACTGGCCGTTAAAGCGATTACGTTACGTAGGCAGTGGGCTGCACATCGTCCAGTATGGATTGCGACAAGTACCCACGAAGGTGAAGAAGCGATTGTTTTGCAAACTCACCAACAGTTGCTGAAAAAATTTCCTAATTTATTACTCATTTTAGTCCCAAGGCACCCAGAACGTTTTGCAAAAGCGGAAGAACTGACACAAAAAGCAGGGCTAAGCTTTATTCGTCGTAGTAGCGGCGTTATCCCATCTCTAGAAACCCAAGTGGTTATTGGCGATACGATGGGGGAATTGATGTTGCTGTACGGAATTGCAGATATAGCTTTCGTTGGTGGGAGCTTAGTTGAAACCGGTGGTCATAATCCACTTGAAGCAGCTGCGCATGCATTGCCTGTTTTGATGGGGCCTCATACCTTTAATTTTAAAGATATTTGTGCGAAGTTAACCCAAGCTGATGGGTTGATCACTGTGACAGATAGCGAATCGTTGGCTCAAGCCGTGACGAGTTTACTGTCTGATGAAGATTATCGACTGTATTATGGTCGTCATGCAGCGGAAGTATTGCATGAAAACCAAGGCGCATTACAGCGTTTACTTAAGTTATTGCAACCTTATTTACCTCCAAGAGAACAGTAA
- the coaD gene encoding pantetheine-phosphate adenylyltransferase, whose translation MTHKAIYPGTFDPITSGHVDIVTRAAAMFDHVLLAIANSQRKSPMFNLEERVELAKQVTAHLGNVEVVGFSELMANFAQKNNANILIRGVRSVADFEYEWQLANMNRHFVPELETVFLLPSQSLSFVSSSLIKDVALHDGDISSFLPPVVADAMLKKLNKI comes from the coding sequence ATGACCCATAAAGCTATTTATCCGGGAACCTTTGACCCGATTACCTCTGGACACGTCGATATCGTCACCCGTGCCGCAGCGATGTTTGACCACGTTTTACTCGCTATCGCAAACAGTCAACGCAAAAGCCCTATGTTTAATTTGGAAGAGCGTGTTGAGCTAGCAAAACAAGTTACCGCTCACTTAGGAAATGTTGAAGTAGTTGGTTTTTCTGAGTTAATGGCGAATTTTGCACAGAAAAATAATGCAAATATTTTAATTCGTGGCGTACGTTCAGTGGCGGATTTTGAATATGAGTGGCAGCTGGCTAATATGAACCGCCATTTTGTTCCCGAGCTAGAAACGGTATTTTTACTTCCATCACAAAGCTTATCTTTCGTTTCATCCTCATTAATTAAAGATGTCGCGCTTCATGATGGAGATATTTCGTCGTTTTTACCGCCTGTTGTTGCGGATGCTATGTTGAAAAAACTCAACAAAATCTAG